One window of the Spea bombifrons isolate aSpeBom1 chromosome 8, aSpeBom1.2.pri, whole genome shotgun sequence genome contains the following:
- the NRARP gene encoding notch-regulated ankyrin repeat-containing protein codes for MSQTEMSTCSIPHTQRVFQEAVRKGNTKELQSLLQNMTNCEFNVNSFGPEGQTALHQSVIDGNLELVKLLVKFGADIRLANRDGWSALHIAAYGGHQDIVLYLITKAKYSSSSR; via the coding sequence ATGAGCCAGACAGAGATGTCCACCTGCTCCATCCCTCACACTCAGAGGGTTTTCCAAGAGGCAGTGAGGAAGGGCAACACCAAGGAGCTCCAGTCCCTTCTGCAGAACATGACCAACTGTGAGTTTAATGTCAACTCCTTTGGACCAGAGGGTCAGACAGCCCTCCACCAGTCTGTGATAGATGGCAACCTGGAGCTGGTGAAGCTACTGGTCAAGTTTGGGGCAGACATCAGATTGGCCAACAGGGATGGTTGGAGTGCCCTGCACATAGCAGCTTATGGTGGCCACCAAGACATTGTCCTCTATCTCATCACTAAGGCCAAATATTCTTCCAGCAGCCGGTAA